The following proteins are co-located in the Alcaligenes faecalis genome:
- a CDS encoding YadA-like family protein, protein MNHVYKTIWNEQTGTFVAVSEHKKAKGKRSSSCVTGGKRSSFSARMGWGALLTASALATSNAWAVVDIPGGGQDNVINFTSPGGTIEFLGGGSIVGLSSLTISGALNADQITVGGESVATLTQLNATSADVQTNTGKIDGLEARVTSNESTLTDHGTRITDNETAITSHDTRISDNETVIADHGSRIGTAEAGLVTINDRLTALGVDDTNPGVKYFRANSELPDSEANGEESIAIGPESKAEGDRSIAAGQAALADAESAIALGDGARVASADSRPKPEAAIAIGKDSVSSGQASVAVGREAVAGGSNALALGRQAQASGANGIALGLGAQADAENNISIGGDAGKATGNHLPGDRSHNIAIGQASGQDVKGQFNAAIGDNAGNGVDGNQNVAMGKGAGSSVAGDDNISLGTNANQGRTSNRAVGIGANASADTEGIAIGYNAVAGNTGVAVGRQSMALGTGTAIGPNAHADSNFVALGLNSHAAQNDVSGLGRFTNKGFTGSAVSVGSSQSGSEFTRRIVNVEDGANDTDAVNVRQLQAAVDQAVLGGPVDYDQLAEKIGDDWGQQIEDSKTRYFSVNDGGVDKGNKNNNGAAATAIDSIAIGPDATAKEKDSVAIGHMAGAEGVSAVVLGHNIKGLGVNSTTIGNSQSEARDEGGVAIGTHVVSRDKNSIVIGRDSYTDRQANGPSVENSIVIGTESSSTAVEGIVIGKNSVVNAARGIAQGSNAEATANDAMAFGTRSRAAAGDSQASGTDAKAFAARGIAMGTNARSGQSNPDVENQEKNRDSIALGTDSIAEFNSSIAVGREAQATADFAQAQGMGAHAFGEASIAQGRDAWALERQSIALGDGSRSTADRAVAIGQGAQAGNARSVALGDGAETAGAVGTLNAELNGLRYGNFAGDRPIATVSVGTDEEKRTLTNVAAGRISASSTDAINGSQLYATNSVLGNVANTTKNILGGNATLASDGSLSMSNIGDTGENTVHDAIKYAAQGWNISANGAASENVKPGGSVDFSNDDDNIVISRDGTDLAFNLADDLTVGNSITVGDTVINGDSVTVGDTIVNGDSVTTNNLTVTGETRLGDNFVVNNAGDVTYKGNEVATQADGLSFAGNTGSTIAKTLGDNTPLTVSGELAEGEASTGANLRVDSDGNKLNLVMAQNLTDLNSITINNGGPVINGDGINMGGKKITNLAEGTDDTDAVNVSQLKDVSDVANAGWNISANGATAENVKPGDSVDFSNDDDNIVISRDGTDLAFNLADDLTVGNSITVGDTVINGDSVTVGDTIVNGDSVTTNNLTVTGETRLGDNFVVNNAGDVTYKGNEVATQADGLSFAGNTGSTIAKTLGDNTPLTISGELAEGEASTGANLRVDSDGNKLNLVMAQNLTDLNSITINNGGPVINGDGINMGGKKITNLAEGTDDTDAVNVSQLKDVSDVANAGWNISANGGATENVKPGASVDFSNTDGNINITRDGTDLAFNLNKDIDLGTDGSLKTGNALVNNDGLTVEDSAGNKTSTTAAGTTVSNAAGDTTTVGAGSITVADAAGNSTSVGSTQVVVGGANPVTINGETGRIGGLTNLTWDPDNYTSGQAATEDQLKQVSDVASAGWNVTDADGNSANIGPNGQVAFVGDNNVTVEQTGTDDSGQLEVKLNKDIDLGADGSLTTGDTIINNAGVAVGNDVHLGNTGLTINNGPSITLAGINAGDMRITNVAAGRNPTDAVNYGQLQPIESFIGLDGNGSFAYNGGQHSSLKDVLDSMHWNVEAPADGNDGGNTGGSNGNGSGSNGGGSNGSGDGTPIHNGNTVGFVEGDNIVISKTDRVNDAGQTVGADIKVSVSQDLKVNSITAVNVQADEIQINNGGPIINENGINMSGKHITNVAAGVNDTDAVNVSQLNQVAGNLQGQINNIRHDINRLDNRLSAGVAAAMATASLPQAYLPGKHMMSMAGGTWRGESGMAIGFSGITDNGKWVYKLSGNTTSRGDYGGAVGIGYQW, encoded by the coding sequence ATGAATCACGTCTATAAAACCATCTGGAATGAGCAAACGGGAACATTTGTTGCCGTTTCTGAGCACAAGAAAGCCAAAGGCAAGCGCAGCTCCTCTTGCGTCACAGGAGGAAAGCGTTCGTCTTTTTCCGCACGCATGGGATGGGGCGCCTTGTTGACAGCAAGCGCATTGGCGACGAGTAATGCCTGGGCTGTGGTTGATATTCCGGGCGGCGGTCAGGATAACGTCATTAACTTCACCAGCCCAGGCGGCACTATCGAGTTTTTGGGGGGTGGCAGCATTGTCGGGCTGAGCAGCCTGACCATCTCCGGTGCCTTGAATGCTGATCAGATTACGGTGGGTGGGGAGTCTGTGGCGACCCTGACGCAGCTCAATGCAACTTCTGCCGATGTGCAGACCAATACTGGCAAGATTGATGGGCTGGAAGCACGGGTCACGAGCAATGAGTCCACTCTGACGGATCATGGGACTCGCATTACGGATAATGAAACGGCCATTACGAGCCATGACACCCGAATCTCGGACAATGAAACGGTTATTGCTGATCATGGCAGCCGCATTGGAACGGCTGAAGCCGGGTTGGTAACGATCAACGATCGTCTGACCGCCCTGGGAGTGGACGATACCAATCCAGGTGTGAAGTATTTTCGTGCCAACTCGGAGCTGCCTGATTCCGAGGCGAATGGTGAAGAGTCCATTGCGATTGGTCCTGAGTCCAAGGCAGAGGGTGATCGCAGTATTGCCGCAGGCCAAGCTGCGTTGGCCGATGCCGAAAGCGCGATTGCATTGGGCGATGGTGCTCGTGTCGCCAGTGCAGACAGCCGACCCAAACCAGAGGCAGCCATTGCCATTGGTAAGGACAGTGTGAGCAGTGGTCAGGCCAGCGTTGCGGTAGGCCGCGAAGCAGTGGCGGGTGGAAGTAATGCGCTTGCCCTGGGCAGGCAAGCACAGGCCAGTGGTGCTAACGGTATCGCCTTGGGTCTGGGTGCCCAGGCCGATGCAGAAAACAATATTTCTATCGGTGGTGACGCAGGCAAGGCCACGGGCAATCACCTGCCTGGAGACCGTTCTCACAATATTGCGATTGGTCAGGCTAGCGGTCAGGACGTCAAGGGCCAGTTCAATGCGGCAATTGGTGACAATGCGGGTAATGGCGTGGATGGCAATCAGAACGTCGCCATGGGGAAAGGGGCTGGTTCCAGTGTGGCGGGCGATGACAACATCAGCCTGGGCACCAATGCTAATCAGGGGCGTACGTCAAATCGTGCCGTGGGTATCGGTGCCAACGCTAGTGCAGATACAGAAGGCATTGCCATTGGCTATAACGCAGTTGCCGGCAATACCGGTGTTGCCGTAGGACGCCAGTCAATGGCATTGGGAACGGGTACGGCCATTGGTCCTAATGCTCATGCGGACAGCAATTTTGTGGCCCTGGGCTTGAACTCTCATGCCGCGCAAAATGATGTGTCTGGCCTGGGCCGGTTTACCAACAAAGGCTTCACTGGAAGTGCGGTTTCCGTTGGCAGCAGTCAGTCGGGCAGTGAGTTCACACGTCGTATTGTCAATGTGGAAGACGGAGCCAATGATACTGATGCGGTGAACGTGCGTCAGTTGCAGGCGGCTGTGGACCAAGCTGTCTTGGGTGGACCTGTGGATTACGACCAGTTGGCCGAAAAAATTGGTGATGACTGGGGGCAGCAGATTGAAGACAGTAAAACACGTTATTTCAGTGTGAATGACGGTGGTGTGGATAAAGGCAACAAGAACAATAACGGTGCCGCTGCTACTGCCATTGATTCGATTGCCATCGGCCCGGATGCGACTGCCAAGGAGAAAGACTCGGTTGCGATCGGGCACATGGCGGGTGCCGAGGGGGTGTCAGCGGTTGTGCTGGGGCACAACATCAAGGGATTGGGGGTGAACTCTACGACCATCGGTAACTCCCAATCCGAGGCGCGAGATGAGGGCGGTGTGGCCATTGGTACGCACGTCGTTAGTCGTGACAAGAACTCCATTGTTATTGGCCGGGATTCCTATACGGATCGCCAGGCAAACGGTCCCTCTGTCGAGAATTCGATTGTGATTGGTACAGAATCCAGTTCTACAGCCGTGGAAGGGATTGTGATTGGTAAAAACTCGGTGGTGAATGCGGCTCGCGGTATCGCGCAGGGTAGCAATGCGGAGGCAACGGCTAATGACGCCATGGCGTTTGGCACGCGGTCGCGGGCGGCTGCCGGTGATTCCCAAGCCAGCGGTACGGATGCCAAGGCCTTTGCGGCACGCGGTATTGCCATGGGTACTAACGCTCGCTCCGGCCAGTCCAATCCTGATGTGGAAAATCAGGAAAAGAATCGTGATTCGATTGCGCTGGGTACAGACTCCATTGCTGAGTTCAATAGCAGCATCGCGGTAGGTCGCGAGGCCCAGGCTACAGCCGACTTTGCACAGGCACAGGGCATGGGCGCTCATGCTTTTGGCGAGGCATCGATTGCTCAAGGTCGTGACGCTTGGGCTCTTGAGCGGCAGTCGATCGCACTGGGTGACGGTTCCCGTAGCACGGCCGACCGTGCTGTCGCTATTGGACAGGGCGCACAGGCCGGTAACGCACGTTCAGTAGCTCTGGGTGATGGTGCAGAGACAGCAGGCGCGGTTGGCACCTTGAACGCAGAATTGAATGGCCTGCGCTACGGCAACTTCGCTGGGGATCGTCCTATTGCTACGGTCAGCGTGGGTACGGACGAGGAAAAACGTACGTTGACGAATGTGGCCGCGGGTCGGATCAGCGCCAGCAGCACCGATGCGATCAACGGCAGCCAGTTGTATGCCACCAATTCGGTGCTGGGCAATGTGGCCAACACCACGAAAAACATTCTGGGTGGTAATGCCACATTGGCATCTGATGGCAGCCTGAGCATGAGCAACATCGGTGACACCGGCGAAAATACGGTGCACGATGCGATCAAATATGCTGCTCAAGGCTGGAACATCAGCGCCAATGGTGCCGCCAGCGAGAATGTGAAGCCAGGCGGTTCGGTGGACTTCAGCAATGATGATGACAATATCGTCATCTCGCGCGACGGCACTGATCTGGCCTTCAACCTGGCCGATGATCTGACTGTGGGCAACAGCATTACCGTGGGCGATACCGTGATCAACGGCGATAGCGTCACGGTAGGTGACACGATCGTTAATGGTGACAGCGTCACAACCAACAATCTGACGGTTACGGGTGAAACTCGCCTGGGTGACAACTTTGTGGTCAATAACGCGGGTGACGTTACTTACAAGGGTAATGAAGTCGCTACTCAGGCCGATGGTTTGAGCTTTGCGGGTAACACCGGCAGCACCATTGCCAAGACTCTGGGCGACAACACGCCGTTAACGGTTTCCGGTGAGCTGGCCGAGGGTGAAGCCTCTACCGGAGCAAACCTGCGTGTCGATAGCGACGGCAACAAGCTGAACCTGGTCATGGCTCAGAACCTGACGGATCTGAACAGCATCACCATCAATAACGGTGGTCCGGTGATCAACGGTGATGGCATCAATATGGGTGGCAAGAAGATCACCAATCTGGCCGAGGGTACGGATGACACCGATGCGGTGAACGTGTCGCAGTTGAAGGACGTGTCAGACGTGGCCAATGCGGGCTGGAACATCAGCGCCAATGGTGCAACTGCCGAGAACGTCAAGCCGGGTGATTCGGTGGACTTCAGCAATGATGATGACAATATCGTCATCTCGCGCGACGGCACTGATCTGGCCTTCAACCTGGCCGATGATCTGACTGTGGGCAACAGCATTACCGTGGGCGATACCGTGATCAACGGCGATAGCGTCACAGTAGGTGACACGATCGTTAATGGTGACAGCGTCACGACCAACAACCTGACGGTTACGGGTGAAACTCGCCTGGGTGACAACTTTGTGGTCAATAACGCGGGTGACGTCACTTACAAGGGTAATGAAGTCGCTACTCAGGCCGATGGCTTGAGCTTTGCGGGTAACACCGGCAGCACCATTGCCAAGACCTTGGGCGACAACACGCCATTGACCATTTCAGGTGAGTTGGCCGAGGGTGAAGCCTCTACCGGTGCAAACCTGCGTGTCGATAGCGACGGCAACAAGCTGAACCTGGTCATGGCTCAGAACCTGACGGATCTGAACAGCATCACCATCAATAACGGTGGTCCGGTGATCAACGGTGATGGCATCAATATGGGTGGCAAGAAGATCACCAATCTGGCCGAGGGTACGGATGACACCGATGCGGTGAACGTGTCGCAGTTGAAGGACGTGTCAGACGTGGCCAATGCGGGCTGGAACATTAGTGCTAATGGTGGTGCCACAGAAAATGTGAAACCAGGCGCATCGGTGGACTTCAGCAATACGGATGGCAATATCAATATCACACGTGATGGCACGGACCTGGCTTTCAACCTGAACAAGGATATTGATCTGGGTACGGATGGCAGCCTGAAGACGGGTAACGCCTTGGTCAATAACGACGGTCTGACTGTAGAGGATAGTGCAGGTAACAAGACCTCTACGACTGCGGCAGGCACCACGGTCAGCAATGCCGCCGGTGACACGACTACCGTAGGCGCCGGTTCGATTACGGTGGCAGATGCGGCGGGTAACAGCACCTCGGTGGGCAGCACGCAGGTGGTCGTGGGCGGAGCGAACCCGGTCACCATCAATGGTGAGACGGGCCGCATTGGTGGCCTGACCAACCTTACTTGGGATCCGGATAACTACACCAGCGGCCAGGCAGCGACTGAGGACCAGCTCAAGCAAGTCAGTGATGTTGCCAGCGCAGGCTGGAATGTGACCGATGCGGATGGTAATAGTGCCAATATTGGCCCGAACGGCCAGGTTGCCTTTGTCGGTGACAATAACGTCACGGTTGAGCAGACCGGAACCGATGATTCCGGGCAGCTTGAAGTCAAGCTGAACAAGGACATTGATCTGGGTGCAGATGGCAGCCTGACGACCGGCGACACCATCATCAATAACGCAGGAGTTGCGGTAGGAAACGACGTACACCTGGGTAATACCGGCCTGACCATCAACAATGGCCCCAGCATCACCCTGGCTGGCATCAATGCGGGTGATATGCGCATCACCAATGTGGCCGCCGGTCGCAATCCGACGGATGCCGTCAATTACGGCCAGCTCCAGCCTATCGAGTCCTTCATTGGTCTGGATGGAAACGGCTCGTTTGCCTACAACGGTGGCCAGCATTCCTCCTTGAAAGATGTTCTGGACAGCATGCACTGGAATGTTGAGGCGCCTGCGGACGGCAATGACGGCGGCAATACTGGTGGCTCCAATGGCAATGGTTCCGGCTCCAACGGTGGTGGCAGTAATGGCTCTGGTGACGGCACACCTATCCACAATGGCAACACCGTGGGTTTTGTTGAAGGCGACAACA
- a CDS encoding EAL domain-containing protein, which produces MLAQAYDAHLFQHVFLSAISERLRPYGVMRNDILALDQVVLIGLTNCRLPTQFDKDLFLQRVKAALCYEPVRCGSDFILVNVVPAWVEASGNRPVCLSHLQSLASTIAFSEVEPPVCEQTRRDMALATRFFTDMRDEKVSLSFQPVVFVQDCEQVLYYEVLLRWDDAQDSTQSVSCAQVVQAIERLHVTERLDASVLWSVVQVLERCPDVHLACNISPLSLQQGPWWRLLMAVLRGAPQLASRLTLEVTETASVFDQKAATSLLRSLRDLGCKVAIDDIGTGFNTLDLARQIRPHIIKIDKSLVHQARDRDGMDALHAWVDASRGISQYVIAEGIETALDFQLSVDAGVHAVQGYLIEPPCVLPPWEGAEPLCVRDSFSPTHTHVALNTYSLKDQEQR; this is translated from the coding sequence ATGCTCGCTCAGGCCTATGATGCGCACCTGTTCCAGCACGTCTTTTTGTCCGCCATTTCGGAGCGTCTGCGTCCCTACGGCGTGATGCGCAATGACATTTTGGCGCTTGATCAAGTGGTACTGATTGGCCTGACGAATTGCCGTCTGCCCACCCAGTTTGACAAGGACCTATTCCTGCAACGAGTCAAAGCGGCGCTGTGTTACGAGCCCGTTCGCTGTGGTTCGGACTTCATCCTGGTCAATGTTGTTCCGGCCTGGGTTGAAGCATCGGGCAACCGTCCGGTTTGCCTGTCTCATTTGCAGTCTCTGGCCAGCACCATTGCCTTTTCCGAGGTTGAGCCACCCGTTTGCGAACAAACGCGACGCGACATGGCTCTGGCGACTCGTTTCTTTACAGACATGCGGGACGAGAAGGTTTCCCTGTCATTTCAGCCTGTGGTGTTTGTGCAGGACTGCGAGCAAGTTCTGTACTACGAAGTGCTGTTGCGCTGGGATGATGCGCAGGACAGTACTCAGTCCGTTTCTTGTGCGCAGGTTGTTCAGGCCATAGAACGCCTGCATGTGACCGAACGCCTGGATGCCAGTGTTCTTTGGTCGGTGGTACAGGTGCTGGAGCGTTGTCCGGATGTTCACCTGGCCTGCAATATTTCCCCCTTGTCTTTGCAGCAAGGGCCGTGGTGGCGGTTGTTGATGGCTGTGCTGCGCGGTGCGCCGCAATTGGCCAGCCGTCTGACCCTGGAAGTTACCGAAACGGCTTCTGTCTTTGATCAGAAAGCCGCCACCAGCCTGCTGCGCTCCTTGCGCGACCTGGGCTGCAAAGTTGCCATTGATGATATCGGGACCGGATTCAACACGCTGGATCTGGCTCGGCAGATCCGTCCTCACATCATAAAAATTGATAAGTCCCTGGTGCATCAGGCACGCGATAGGGACGGTATGGATGCTCTTCATGCTTGGGTTGATGCCTCGCGCGGCATCAGCCAATACGTCATCGCCGAAGGAATTGAGACGGCCTTGGATTTCCAGTTGAGCGTCGATGCCGGCGTGCACGCCGTCCAAGGCTACCTCATTGAACCTCCCTGCGTCTTGCCCCCCTGGGAGGGGGCGGAGCCTTTGTGCGTTCGAGACAGTTTCAGCCCTACTCACACACACGTAGCACTCAATACGTATTCCTTAAAGGATCAGGAACAGAGATGA